The Candidatus Polarisedimenticolia bacterium genome window below encodes:
- the tkt gene encoding transketolase, with the protein MPSAHAREDIARLAINTIKTLAIDAVEQAKSGHPGMPMGAADYAFFLWTRHLRFDPRDPGWPDRDRFVLSAGHGSMLLYALLHLSGFDLPLEEIKRFRQWESRTPGHPERGCAPGVETTTGPLGQGFGNAVGMAIAANMAAARFNVPDHPIVSHRIWVIASDGDLMEGVASEAASIAGHLALSNLTVLYDDNHITIEGDTELAFSEDVGRRFEAYGWSVQRIDGHDHDAITAALARAAGETSKPGLIVARTHIAQGSPGKHDTADAHGSPLGPDEAAATKKALGWPAAPPFLVPDEVRALFAARAEEGGRARQDWQRRFEAWSRAHPEKRALWDRYHERSVPEDLFERLLAAVAPAAGAAPASGALPGAGKPEATRVTSGRVLQAAAELVPSLCGGSADLEPSTKTSIKGSPPISRASFAGRNFHFGVREHGMGAVLNGLALHGGPIPYGATFLIFSDYMRPPIRLAAMAGLQVVYVFTHDSVFLGEDGPTHQPIEQVPGLRLVPNLAVLRPADGLEVAMAWTVALRRRSGPTALVLTRQDVPPLKRAAGFDKDLPFRGGYILSEAGPQAGRVVLIATGSEVAPAQQAQEILAAGGIGSRLVSMPSPGHFLEQPEDYRRAVVPTGARAVVIEAARLTGWERVAGPEALLIGLERYGYSAPWKVIAEKLGFTGQGIAERVRLWLGS; encoded by the coding sequence ATCCCAGGGACCCGGGCTGGCCCGATCGCGATCGCTTCGTCCTGTCGGCCGGGCACGGCTCGATGCTCCTGTACGCCTTGCTGCACCTCAGCGGGTTCGACTTACCTCTCGAGGAGATCAAGAGGTTCCGACAGTGGGAGAGCCGCACGCCGGGACACCCGGAGCGCGGCTGCGCTCCCGGGGTCGAGACCACCACCGGGCCTCTCGGACAGGGCTTCGGCAACGCCGTCGGGATGGCGATCGCCGCGAACATGGCCGCGGCGCGGTTCAACGTGCCCGATCACCCCATCGTCTCGCACCGCATCTGGGTCATCGCCAGCGACGGGGACCTGATGGAGGGGGTGGCCTCCGAGGCCGCGTCGATCGCGGGTCACCTCGCCCTGTCCAACCTGACGGTCCTCTATGACGACAACCACATCACCATCGAGGGGGACACGGAGCTGGCGTTCTCCGAGGACGTCGGCCGCCGATTCGAGGCGTACGGCTGGTCGGTGCAGCGCATCGACGGCCACGACCACGACGCGATCACCGCGGCGCTCGCGCGGGCCGCGGGCGAGACCTCGAAGCCGGGGCTGATCGTCGCCCGCACGCACATCGCGCAGGGGAGCCCCGGGAAGCACGACACCGCGGACGCCCACGGGTCGCCTCTCGGGCCCGACGAGGCGGCGGCGACGAAGAAGGCGCTCGGCTGGCCGGCGGCGCCCCCCTTCCTGGTGCCGGACGAGGTGCGCGCCCTGTTCGCCGCGCGCGCCGAGGAGGGCGGGCGGGCGCGCCAGGACTGGCAGAGGCGCTTCGAGGCCTGGAGCCGCGCCCATCCCGAGAAGCGGGCCCTTTGGGACCGCTACCACGAGCGTTCCGTGCCCGAGGACCTGTTCGAGCGGCTTCTGGCGGCCGTGGCACCGGCGGCCGGCGCCGCCCCGGCGTCCGGTGCGTTGCCCGGGGCCGGCAAGCCCGAGGCGACACGGGTCACCTCCGGAAGAGTCCTGCAAGCGGCGGCGGAGCTCGTGCCGTCCCTCTGCGGCGGCAGCGCCGACCTGGAGCCGTCCACCAAGACCTCTATCAAGGGGAGCCCGCCGATCAGCCGCGCGTCGTTCGCGGGGCGCAACTTTCATTTCGGCGTCCGCGAGCACGGCATGGGGGCCGTGCTGAACGGCCTGGCCCTCCATGGCGGGCCGATTCCCTACGGCGCGACTTTTCTCATCTTCTCCGACTACATGCGCCCTCCCATCCGCCTGGCGGCGATGGCCGGCCTCCAGGTCGTCTACGTCTTCACCCACGACAGCGTCTTCCTGGGGGAAGACGGCCCGACGCACCAGCCGATCGAGCAGGTCCCCGGACTGCGGCTGGTCCCGAACCTGGCGGTCCTGAGGCCCGCGGACGGGCTCGAAGTCGCCATGGCCTGGACGGTGGCGCTCAGGCGCCGGAGCGGCCCGACCGCGCTCGTGCTGACGCGTCAGGACGTCCCGCCCCTGAAGCGCGCGGCCGGTTTCGACAAGGACCTTCCGTTTCGCGGCGGCTACATCCTGTCCGAGGCGGGGCCTCAGGCCGGCCGGGTCGTCCTGATCGCGACCGGCAGCGAGGTGGCGCCGGCCCAGCAGGCGCAGGAGATCCTGGCGGCGGGGGGGATCGGATCGCGCCTCGTGTCGATGCCGTCCCCGGGCCACTTTCTCGAACAGCCGGAGGACTACCGGCGCGCGGTCGTCCCGACCGGGGCCCGGGCGGTCGTGATCGAAGCGGCCCGTCTGACCGGGTGGGAGCGCGTGGCGGGCCCGGAGGCGCTCCTGATCGGCCTCGAGAGGTACGGCTACTCCGCCCCCTGGAAAGTGATCGCGGAGAAGCTCGGCTTCACGGGCCAGGGGATCGCCGAGCGCGTCCGGCTCTGGCTCGGTTCCTGA
- a CDS encoding SLC13 family permease, whose translation MSAGGPDGDDRFERRMKTTGLVAGPLVALAVFAANPGGHPPEGRRLLAVLTLTIAFWVTEAIPLPATALLASALCIVLGVAPVRAVLAPYSDPVIFVFVGSFLLAEAFTRYGLDVRVAARFLGRGPLARRPLGRMLGVGGASALVSTCLSNTATAALMTPIAIGAVRGPATAHGRRVPEWVSGVLLMVAYGASVGGMATLIGTPPNLLVAGFIERLAGVHVGFVGWLLFGVPISVVLLAASVLFTHLVLGRGAGSPAEAAAIGIGAPAEPASAAPAAGAPDGARRAGARWTILAFLLAASLWTLPSLASMLLGPASQVAAALAAHLPEAGVAILCATLLFVAPVEWRARRFTLTWEDGRRVNWGIILLFGGGLSLGTLADSTGVAAWVGAGLQEVGLARTPAGLLFCAVALTIVVSEFASNTAAAALLVPMVIAAAAAAGFDPVRPALGVGLAATCGFIFPVSTPPNAIVFGTGLVPLRRMIRTGILLDLTALVVIWAGLLLLTPILPR comes from the coding sequence ATGAGCGCGGGCGGGCCGGACGGCGACGACCGTTTCGAACGCCGCATGAAAACGACCGGCCTCGTCGCCGGACCGCTCGTGGCGCTCGCCGTGTTCGCGGCCAATCCGGGAGGCCACCCTCCGGAAGGGAGGCGCCTTTTGGCCGTCCTGACGCTGACCATCGCCTTCTGGGTGACCGAGGCGATCCCTCTTCCGGCCACGGCCCTCCTCGCGTCGGCCCTGTGCATCGTGCTGGGGGTCGCGCCGGTCCGGGCCGTCCTGGCGCCCTACTCCGATCCGGTCATCTTCGTGTTCGTGGGAAGCTTCCTGCTCGCCGAGGCGTTCACCCGCTATGGACTGGACGTGCGCGTGGCCGCGCGGTTCCTGGGTCGCGGGCCGCTCGCCCGGCGGCCGCTCGGGAGGATGCTCGGCGTGGGGGGCGCCTCGGCCCTCGTCTCGACCTGCCTGTCGAACACCGCCACCGCCGCCCTGATGACGCCGATCGCCATCGGCGCGGTGCGCGGTCCGGCGACGGCGCACGGACGTCGGGTCCCTGAGTGGGTGAGCGGTGTGCTCCTGATGGTCGCCTACGGGGCATCCGTCGGCGGGATGGCGACCCTGATCGGCACGCCACCGAACCTCCTGGTCGCCGGCTTCATCGAGCGCCTCGCGGGGGTGCACGTCGGGTTCGTCGGCTGGCTCCTGTTCGGGGTGCCCATCTCCGTGGTGCTTCTTGCCGCTTCGGTGCTCTTCACGCACCTGGTCCTGGGGCGGGGCGCCGGCTCGCCCGCGGAGGCCGCCGCGATCGGAATCGGCGCGCCCGCGGAGCCCGCCTCCGCGGCGCCGGCCGCGGGCGCGCCGGACGGCGCCCGGCGTGCCGGGGCGCGCTGGACGATCCTGGCGTTCCTCCTTGCCGCCTCGCTCTGGACGCTCCCCTCGCTGGCGTCGATGCTCCTCGGGCCGGCTTCACAAGTCGCCGCCGCGCTTGCCGCGCACCTGCCGGAGGCAGGGGTCGCGATCCTGTGCGCCACGCTTCTGTTCGTAGCCCCGGTGGAGTGGAGGGCGCGCCGTTTCACCCTGACCTGGGAGGACGGCCGCAGGGTCAACTGGGGGATCATCCTGCTCTTCGGCGGCGGCCTGTCGCTCGGCACGCTGGCCGACTCGACCGGGGTCGCGGCCTGGGTCGGAGCGGGGCTCCAGGAGGTCGGCCTGGCGCGGACCCCGGCGGGACTTCTCTTCTGCGCCGTGGCCCTGACGATCGTGGTCAGCGAGTTCGCCTCCAACACCGCCGCGGCCGCGCTGCTGGTGCCGATGGTGATCGCCGCGGCCGCGGCGGCCGGCTTCGACCCCGTACGCCCCGCCCTCGGCGTCGGGCTCGCGGCCACCTGCGGTTTCATCTTCCCGGTGTCGACGCCTCCCAACGCCATCGTCTTCGGCACCGGGCTCGTGCCGCTCCGACGCATGATCCGCACCGGCATCCTCCTCGACCTGACGGCGCTCGTCGTGATCTGGGCGGGGCTCCTCCTCCTGACGCCGATCCTGCCCCGCTGA
- a CDS encoding glucose-6-phosphate isomerase, whose amino-acid sequence MPDTYNLHQAAPAVRRRIAALGASRFIARLFRGDASLWGRDPAARRIVRNRLGWLRAPERMIRLVPRLDTFAREVRQEGIRQVLLVGMGGSSLSVDVFARVFPAPRGFPALTVLDSTVPSAVRRVEAGLDAGRALVVVSSKSGTTGETAALQAYLWARARRRLGRAAARHFVAITDPGTPLAAEASARGYRAVFLNPPDVGGRYSALSYFGLVPAALAGVDIGTQLRRAAAMLDRCSPGVSAAENPGLALGAALGVLARQGRDKIVLLIDPALESYGLWIEQLIAESTGKGGRGLVPVVARDASAALRVELERPDRVAVGITLEGTRGARSIQALVGAAGRAGSPRGRGGATPGILLALRDRHDLGASMMHWEIATAVAGAVLHVNPFDEPNVTESKKNTEALLAECAATGRFREETPDFVEGRARVHLGGLGRPRAPRLAAALRALRAAARQGDYLAILAFVDPADRALASSLETLRAILGGTGVATTVGYGPRYLHSTGQLHKGGPDKGLFLQIVPDDRAVLPIPGRPFGFEEFKQAQALGDARALRGRRRRLVRVRYLGGARAAVAAVLEALRAG is encoded by the coding sequence GTGCCCGATACCTACAACCTGCACCAGGCCGCGCCCGCCGTGAGGCGGCGGATCGCGGCCCTCGGGGCCTCACGCTTCATCGCGAGATTGTTCCGGGGGGACGCGTCCCTGTGGGGACGCGACCCTGCGGCCCGCCGGATCGTCCGGAACCGGCTGGGATGGCTGCGCGCGCCGGAACGGATGATCCGCCTGGTGCCGCGGCTCGACACGTTCGCCCGCGAGGTCCGCCAGGAGGGGATCAGGCAGGTCCTCCTCGTGGGGATGGGGGGATCGAGCCTGAGCGTCGACGTGTTCGCGCGCGTCTTCCCGGCGCCGCGCGGGTTCCCGGCGCTCACGGTCCTCGACAGCACCGTCCCGTCGGCGGTGCGGCGGGTCGAGGCGGGGCTCGATGCCGGCAGGGCGCTCGTCGTCGTCAGCAGCAAGTCGGGGACGACGGGGGAGACCGCCGCGCTCCAGGCCTACCTCTGGGCCCGGGCGCGGCGCCGCCTCGGCCGCGCCGCGGCGCGGCACTTCGTCGCCATCACCGATCCCGGGACGCCCCTGGCAGCCGAGGCGTCGGCGCGCGGCTACCGTGCCGTCTTCCTGAATCCTCCCGACGTCGGCGGGCGCTATTCGGCGCTGTCCTACTTCGGCCTGGTCCCCGCGGCTCTCGCCGGCGTCGACATCGGCACGCAGCTGCGGCGCGCGGCCGCCATGCTGGACCGGTGCTCGCCGGGCGTCTCCGCGGCCGAGAACCCCGGCCTCGCGCTGGGCGCCGCCCTCGGAGTCCTGGCGCGCCAGGGGCGCGACAAGATCGTCCTGCTGATCGATCCGGCCCTCGAGTCGTACGGCCTCTGGATCGAGCAGCTGATCGCCGAGAGCACCGGCAAGGGGGGCCGCGGTCTGGTGCCGGTCGTGGCGCGCGATGCTTCGGCGGCGCTGCGCGTCGAGCTGGAGCGTCCGGATCGGGTCGCCGTCGGAATCACGCTCGAAGGGACGCGCGGCGCCCGATCGATCCAGGCGCTCGTCGGCGCGGCCGGGCGCGCCGGCTCGCCGCGCGGGCGTGGCGGGGCCACGCCGGGGATCCTCCTCGCCCTCCGCGACCGGCACGACCTCGGGGCCTCGATGATGCACTGGGAGATCGCCACCGCGGTCGCCGGCGCGGTCCTTCACGTGAATCCGTTCGACGAGCCGAACGTCACGGAGAGCAAGAAGAACACCGAGGCCCTTCTGGCGGAATGTGCGGCGACCGGGCGCTTCCGGGAGGAGACCCCGGATTTCGTCGAGGGACGGGCGCGCGTGCACCTGGGGGGGCTCGGACGCCCCCGGGCGCCGCGGCTCGCCGCGGCCCTGCGGGCCCTTCGGGCCGCTGCGCGGCAGGGGGACTACCTCGCCATCCTGGCGTTCGTCGATCCGGCCGACCGCGCGCTGGCGTCGTCTCTCGAGACGCTGCGCGCGATCCTCGGCGGCACCGGAGTCGCGACCACCGTCGGCTACGGCCCGCGCTACCTGCACTCGACCGGCCAGCTCCACAAGGGGGGCCCCGACAAGGGGCTGTTCCTCCAGATCGTGCCGGACGATCGGGCGGTCCTGCCGATTCCCGGCAGGCCGTTCGGATTCGAGGAGTTCAAGCAGGCGCAGGCGCTGGGCGATGCGCGAGCGCTGCGGGGACGCAGGCGCCGCCTCGTGAGGGTGCGCTACCTGGGGGGCGCCCGGGCGGCGGTCGCCGCCGTTCTCGAGGCACTGAGGGCCGGATGA
- a CDS encoding trimethylamine methyltransferase family protein yields MRCRVARPPCSRRRPLLRFRRESTTRTGIAMRGFRNTLKPLNILPPEAEERVHRATLKMLREHGVIFEDPRALDLFRRAGLKVVDSDQRVFFPPEFVDEQIRKAPSQFTIHARNPENDVVIGGGNLVFAPVSGPPFIADREGGRREGTLEDQNNLVRLSEVLNVMHHGCPEVACRDLPIETRHLDMLYWQIRLSAKGMIGDAWSTLRARDHIDMMAILFGGREAILDRPVLTGIINSNSPLRYDSNMAEGLIEYAAAGQVNIITPFIMAGATSPVTLAAAVAQQNAECLSAVVLAQMVRPGAPVIYGSFLTGLEMRTGAPAFGRPESALGILGSAQMARRYNLPCRAGGVLTNSKIPDTQAGQEKMMMLWPIILGGCNYVLQAAGWLDGGLTASFEQMVLDAEMLEMTERFFAGVPVDEESLALDVIAHVGAGGHFLGEEHTRRHFKSEFYFPQLADTEAFDTWVKKGSRDAYVRATDRWKKLLATYQEPKLDQAIDDELLDFMARRRREIEASLD; encoded by the coding sequence ATGCGGTGCCGTGTCGCGCGCCCGCCTTGTTCTCGACGGCGGCCTCTGTTACGCTTCCGCCGCGAATCAACCACACGAACAGGAATCGCGATGCGCGGGTTCAGGAACACCCTCAAGCCGCTGAACATCCTGCCGCCCGAGGCGGAGGAGCGGGTGCACCGCGCGACCCTCAAGATGCTGCGCGAGCACGGCGTGATCTTCGAGGACCCTCGCGCCCTCGATCTGTTCCGCAGGGCCGGGCTCAAGGTGGTCGACTCCGACCAGCGCGTCTTCTTCCCGCCGGAGTTCGTCGACGAGCAGATCCGGAAGGCCCCGTCCCAGTTCACCATCCACGCCCGGAACCCCGAGAACGACGTGGTCATCGGCGGCGGCAACCTGGTGTTCGCCCCGGTGAGCGGGCCGCCGTTCATCGCCGATCGCGAGGGCGGGCGGCGCGAGGGGACGCTCGAGGACCAGAACAATCTGGTGCGGTTGTCGGAAGTGCTGAACGTCATGCACCACGGCTGCCCCGAGGTCGCCTGCCGGGACCTCCCGATCGAGACGCGCCACCTCGACATGCTCTACTGGCAGATCCGCCTGAGCGCCAAAGGGATGATCGGCGACGCCTGGAGCACGCTCCGGGCGCGCGACCACATCGACATGATGGCGATTCTCTTCGGCGGCCGGGAGGCGATCCTCGACAGGCCGGTCCTGACCGGGATCATCAATTCGAACAGCCCGCTGCGCTACGACTCCAACATGGCGGAGGGGCTGATCGAGTACGCCGCCGCCGGACAGGTGAACATCATCACCCCGTTCATCATGGCCGGGGCGACGAGTCCGGTCACCCTGGCGGCCGCCGTGGCGCAGCAGAACGCCGAGTGCCTGTCGGCGGTCGTCCTGGCGCAGATGGTCCGCCCGGGCGCGCCGGTCATCTACGGATCGTTCCTGACGGGCCTCGAGATGCGCACCGGCGCGCCGGCCTTCGGCCGGCCGGAGTCGGCGCTCGGCATCCTGGGCTCGGCGCAGATGGCGCGGCGCTACAACCTGCCGTGCCGCGCGGGCGGGGTCCTGACGAACTCGAAGATCCCGGACACGCAGGCGGGCCAGGAAAAGATGATGATGCTCTGGCCGATCATCCTGGGCGGCTGCAACTACGTGCTGCAGGCGGCCGGCTGGCTGGACGGCGGCCTGACCGCCTCCTTCGAGCAGATGGTCCTGGACGCCGAGATGCTGGAGATGACCGAGCGCTTCTTCGCCGGCGTGCCGGTGGACGAGGAATCGCTGGCGCTGGACGTGATCGCGCACGTGGGGGCGGGCGGCCACTTCCTGGGAGAGGAGCACACCCGCCGGCATTTCAAGAGCGAGTTCTACTTTCCGCAGCTGGCCGACACCGAGGCGTTCGACACCTGGGTGAAGAAGGGCTCCAGGGACGCGTACGTGCGCGCCACCGATCGCTGGAAGAAGCTCCTCGCCACCTACCAGGAGCCGAAGCTCGATCAGGCGATCGACGACGAGCTCCTCGACTTCATGGCGCGCCGCCGGCGCGAGATCGAAGCGTCGCTGGACTAG